The following are encoded in a window of Bordetella genomosp. 10 genomic DNA:
- a CDS encoding CerR family C-terminal domain-containing protein, translating to MRIIDAAIERFGEAGFDGASTRDIAQRAGVNAPALQYYFENKEGLYRACAEHIADETLAFFEPVSTHARQVLAENGDAERLIDAFIRIQETIADKMFTVRRDPDPRMFFAREQAGHEPGIASEVLQCRLRKPLNDLCAALLGRLTGCPPNDPRNLVRMMSLNGQLLVFHIARRTTLTLFGWNDIDAEKAELIKSTVRAQTRQLLESWHREANRKGGEAA from the coding sequence TTGCGCATCATCGATGCCGCCATCGAGCGCTTCGGCGAGGCGGGTTTCGACGGCGCCTCCACCCGCGATATCGCCCAGCGCGCGGGCGTCAACGCGCCCGCCTTGCAGTATTACTTCGAGAACAAGGAAGGCCTGTACCGGGCTTGCGCGGAACACATCGCGGACGAGACGCTGGCCTTTTTCGAGCCGGTCTCGACGCATGCGCGCCAGGTGCTGGCGGAGAACGGCGACGCCGAGCGCCTGATCGACGCCTTCATCCGCATCCAGGAAACCATCGCCGACAAGATGTTCACGGTCCGGCGCGACCCGGACCCCCGCATGTTCTTCGCCCGCGAGCAGGCGGGGCACGAGCCCGGCATCGCGTCGGAAGTGCTTCAGTGCCGGCTGCGCAAGCCGCTGAACGACCTCTGTGCAGCCTTGCTGGGGCGGCTCACCGGCTGCCCGCCCAACGATCCGCGGAACCTGGTGCGCATGATGAGCCTGAACGGCCAGTTGCTGGTGTTCCACATCGCCCGCCGGACCACCCTGACCTTGTTCGGCTGGAACGACATCGACGCGGAAAAGGCGGAGCTGATCAAGTCCACCGTGCGCGCCCAGACCCGCCAGTTGCTGGAAAGCTGGCACCGGGAAGCGAACAGGAAGGGCGGGGAAGCGGCTTGA
- a CDS encoding alpha/beta fold hydrolase, giving the protein MPVVNVGDTTLYYEDAGDAARPAILALAPGGLDSQARFWGVRADGQPRNFPDPRPFLARHFRLITLDQRNAGNSHGPYARPLTWDDYAADQLGLLDRLGIERFHILGACIGGPFGFKLIERAGDRVASFVVQATSGLDDHNRAHFEQSFRDWSAGFRARWPDADPDVLARQYQLLFGGDFIFSVDRDFVASVTTPLLVLRGHDTPHPGAISDEIHALARDSRIEDAWEGEENRARYPGLLLDFFHAHST; this is encoded by the coding sequence ATGCCTGTCGTGAATGTCGGTGACACAACCCTGTACTACGAGGATGCCGGCGACGCCGCGCGCCCGGCGATCCTTGCGCTGGCGCCCGGCGGCCTGGATTCGCAAGCCCGTTTCTGGGGCGTCCGCGCCGACGGCCAGCCGCGCAATTTTCCCGATCCCCGGCCGTTCCTGGCGCGGCATTTCCGGCTGATCACGCTGGATCAGCGCAATGCGGGGAATTCTCACGGTCCCTATGCGCGCCCGCTGACGTGGGACGACTATGCCGCCGATCAACTGGGACTGCTCGACCGCCTGGGCATCGAGCGGTTCCATATTCTCGGCGCGTGCATCGGCGGCCCGTTCGGCTTCAAGCTCATCGAGCGCGCCGGCGACCGCGTGGCGTCCTTCGTCGTGCAGGCGACGTCGGGCCTGGACGACCACAACCGCGCGCACTTCGAACAGTCCTTCCGCGACTGGTCGGCGGGCTTCCGGGCGCGTTGGCCCGACGCCGATCCCGACGTGCTGGCGCGGCAATATCAATTGCTGTTCGGCGGGGACTTCATCTTCTCCGTCGACCGGGACTTCGTGGCGTCGGTGACCACGCCGCTGCTGGTCTTGCGCGGCCACGATACGCCGCATCCCGGCGCGATCTCCGACGAAATCCATGCGCTGGCGCGCGATTCGCGCATCGAGGACGCCTGGGAGGGGGAGGAAAACCGCGCCCGCTATCCGGGCCTGCTGCTGGATTTCTTCCACGCGCATTCGACCTGA